In Nicotiana tabacum cultivar K326 chromosome 17, ASM71507v2, whole genome shotgun sequence, one DNA window encodes the following:
- the LOC107794873 gene encoding strigolactones hydrolase CXE15 produces MVHEKQVIEEVSGWLRVFEDGSVDRTWTGPPEVKFMAEPFPPHDDYIDGVAVKDVVADENSGSRLRIYLPERKDNSVNKLPVILHFHGGGFCISQADWFMYYTVYTRLARVANAIIVSVFLPLAPEHRLPSACDAGFSALLWLRDLSLQQGHEPWLNDYADFNRVFLIGDSSGGNIVHQVAVRAGEENLSPMRLAGAIPIHPGFVRSYRSKSELEQEQTPFLTLDMVDKFLGLALPVGSNKDHPITCPMGDAAPAVEELNLPPYLYCVAEKDLIKDTEMEFYEAMKKGKKDVELFINSNGVGHSFYLNKISVEMDPVTGSETEKLFEAVAEFISKH; encoded by the coding sequence atgGTTCATGAAAAGCAAGTGATAGAGGAAGTATCCGGCTGGCTTAGAGTTTTCGAAGACGGTTCAGTAGACCGGACTTGGACCGGTCCACCCGAAGTCAAATTCATGGCCGAGCCATTCCCACCGCACGACGACTACATCGACGGCGTTGCCGTCAAAGATGTAGTCGCCGACGAAAACTCCGGCAGCCGTCTCCGCATCTACTTACCTGAACGAAAAGACAATTCCGTCAATAAGCTTCCCGTCATTCTTCACTTCCACGGCGGCGGCTTTTGCATCAGCCAAGCTGATTGGTTTATGTACTACACTGTCTACACGCGCCTAGCACGCGTGGCCAACGCAATCATTGTCTCCGTCTTCCTCCCCCTCGCGCCGGAGCACCGCCTCCCCTCCGCTTGCGATGCCGGTTTTTCCGCCCTCCTCTGGCTCCGGGACCTCTCCCTGCAGCAAGGACACGAGCCCTGGCTCAACGATTACGCAGATTTCAACCGAGTATTCCTCATCGGAGACAGCTCCGGCGGTAACATAGTTCACCAAGTCGCCGTCAGAGCCGGCGAGGAAAACTTATCTCCAATGCGACTCGCCGGCGCAATTCCGATCCATCCAGGTTTCGTGCGGTCCTATCGGAGCAAATCGGAGCTAGAACAAGAGCAAACCCCGTTTTTAACATTAGATATGGTAGATAAATTTCTAGGGTTAGCTTTACCTGTAGGGAGCAATAAGGATCATCCAATAACATGTCCAATGGGAGATGCAGCGCCGGCGGTGGAGGAGCTTAACTTGCCGCCTTATTTGTACTGTGTAGCGGAGAAAGATCTGATAAAGGACACTGAAATGGAGTTTTACGAAGCTatgaaaaaggggaaaaaggaTGTAGAGCTGTTTATTAACAGTAATGGAGTGGGACATAGCTTTTATCTGAACAAAATTTCTGTTGAAATGGACCCTGTAACTGGTTCTGAAACTGAAAAGCTTTTTGAAGCCGTAGCAGAATTCATCAGCAAGCATTAA